One Setaria viridis chromosome 3, Setaria_viridis_v4.0, whole genome shotgun sequence DNA window includes the following coding sequences:
- the LOC117847709 gene encoding protein ALP1-like, translating into MACKFMELEIIRRKRNREIMESSIMLGMYYDTYYHKGPPRVPTVPGIKWVQETLSNPTSCYNMFRMSCTLFHQLHDLLVESYGLRGTRRMSTMEALAMFLWINGAPQSLRQVADRFVRSLETISRTFDLVLSCVIRLAVDIIRPKDPGFTTIHQRLRNPRYAPYFNNSIGAIDGTHVPVVVPSNKVVQHMGRHGYPTQNVLAICDFDMRFTFVVSGWPGSVHDMRVFTDAVNKYTDKYPHPPPGKFYLVDSGYPNRPGYLAPYKGTKYHLPEFRSGPNPRGMKETFNYAHSSLRNVIERSFGVLKMKWRILLGIPSFPIEKQSKIIVACMALHNFIRENDHADRAFDMCDRDENFVPFTEESSIEGHEGNTEETDGDQNMNKFRDSIANGLFNRL; encoded by the exons ATGGCATGCAAGTTCATGGAGCTGGAAATCATACGTCGAAAGAGGAATCGAGAGATTATGGAGTCCTCAATAATGCTTGGTATGTACTATGACACTTACTATCACAAAGGGCCACCTAGAGTACCTACTGTACCGGGCATAAAATGGGTGCAAGAGACACTATCAAATCCAACCTcatgctacaacatgtttaggatgtcttGCACTTTATTTCACCAACTTCATGACCTGTTGGTTGAGTCTTATGGATTGAGGGGAACTAGAAGAATGTCAACGATGGAGGCTTTAGCTATGTTCTTATGGATAAATGGTGCACCCCAGTCACTAAGACAAGTTGCGGATCGGTTTGTAAGGTCATTGGAAACAATAAGCCGCACATTTGATTTGGTTTTGTCATGTGTTATTAGGCTAGCTGTAGATATAATTAGGCCAAAGGACCCTGGGTTTACAACAATTCACCAGAGGTTGAGGAACCCTAGGTATGCTCCATATTTCAACAATTccataggagctatagatgggactCATGTACCAGTTGTGGTGCCAAGTAATAAGGTGGTGCAGCATATGGGCAGACATGGATACCCTACACAGAACGTGCTTGCCATttgtgatttcgacatgagaTTCACATTTGTTGTTAGTGGATGGCCTGGATCAGTTCATGATATGAGAGTATTCACTGATGCCGTAAATAAATATACTGACAAGTATCCACACCCTCCTCCAG GGAAGTTTTATCTAGTAGACTCTGGATATCCTAACCGCCCGGGGTATCTTGCACCATACAAAGGTACGAAGTACCACCTTCCTGAGTTCCGGAGTGGCCCAAATCCGAGAGGTATGAAGGAGACTTTTAATTACGCGCATTCATCACTTAGAAATGTTATTGAGAGGTCGTTcggagttttgaagatgaaatggaggattttattgggaataccaagttttccaattgaaaagcaaagcaaaataatagtagcatgtatggcacttcacaatttcattaggGAGAACGATCATGCGGATAGGGCCTTTGATATGTGTGAtcgtgatgaaaattttgttccttTCACCGAAGAATCAAGCATTGAAGGACATGAGGGAAATACCGAAGAGACAGACGGAGatcaaaatatgaacaaatttcGTGATAGTATAGCTAATGGTTTGTTCAATAGATTGTAG